Sequence from the Desulfuromonas acetoxidans DSM 684 genome:
AATAATATATTTTATGATATAGCCAAAAACGTTTCAAATGATATTAAATCAGAAAAGACAACTAAAAGGGATAAACTAAATGAAATAGATAGGGCAATATCTGCATCTGGAATAAGAACAGATACGCTAAGAATTGTAACTGTAAACAACTTAAGGTTAAGGGCATCTCCAAACAAAAATAGTTCAATAATAAACAAACTTCAGCTTGGACAACTTGTAATGGTAATCTCGAAAAAGAAAAACTGGATTGAGATTCAATATACTTGCAGTGATACTGAAATCTATCAGGGGTGGGTTTTTACGAGATACACGACACGATTAAAGAAATAACCTCGAAAATATTCAGAGGTTCACCCAAATAGGTTATCTTTTACTTTGCTGTTGATTTTCGTTTCAAGTTTTGAAGGTCAAAGTCAGGGAAAAAATTCAATCCAGTCAATGCTTCTATGTGCCGGACCGATACCAGATAGTCCTCGGGATCTCCATGAGCCTTCTGGTGGTGAGGCAGTAAATAAGCCTCCCATTGAGGAGCTCCATTTTCATCTTTCCATGCCACGATCTGGAAAAACAGTGGTGCAACATGAACATTGTCACCAACAACATCATAAGATCCTGGGCCAAAAATGGTTCCAACGAAAACCCAAAGTTCTCCATGTTCATTTAACAGGTCTTCCCGAATTCTTGTTTCCAGTTCGTACCAAACTCCTCCTGAGCCGTTGAAAGCATTATGGTGCTGTGGGGTCAAGTTTGTCTGGTAATTGATCTGATAAACAGTTTCTTTGTCATCAGTATCCTCTTCAGCCAACTTGCCGTCACCGTCTCTGTCACCACCAGATATGAAATATGGTGCCAAATGTCCGTGAGCGTAATTCCTTATCTCGTCCTGGAAGACTCCCGAATAATCATTATCACTGGGTTCTTCGGTTAGGTCAGGATCGTTTCTGTATGTTGCCCACTTTCCGGTTCTCTTGGGAACATCTCTGTAACCGGGAACGAGATGGTAAGCCAGCCAGCGAGGTGCTTTATGTACGGTGTCATATTCGACCACGTAAGCATTTCTTTCCAGCACAGTCCCATTAGAGGGAAGCCCTCCTAAAACATGCTCCTCTGTCAGTGGTCCGGCTTGGGCGAATGTAGCGAAAGATAAAATGAATATGCTTAAAAAGAACATTGATGATTTTGACATGGCACCCTTCCTACGTGGCATAAGTCACCACTCGACCCTAGTGTTTTTTCGGGCTTAGATGGATCGTTGCTGGCCTGATCCAAGAAGTTACTCTAGAGCCGAGAATATGGCGTCCTGCCTCTCTTATTGCCCCTCACAATACAAAACTAGCGGCGGAGGGCATAACAGGACACGCAGACAATCGAATCTCACTTGGTTGATTAAAATCTCAAATTCCGAATAAACTTTTCGCTCCTGAAACCATACGTACAAATGGCTTCATGATTGGATTTTCTTTCGGCGGCGGGGGCAGTTCTTTTTTAATCCATACTTTCGGGGCTCTTTCAGAATCTAGCTTAACAGTGTAACCTACATTGGAGGTAATATTCACCCAAGCGACCGTTTCTACTTTTATGTATTTCCCGTTCTTCTTGATCGCTCCCTCAGCTGTAATACGGTACAGGCCAAAAGGAATCTTTTTTTCAGGAATTACGGTCGTAAAATATGAGTCCCAGTTTTTACTTACAAGGGTAATACCAACAACCTTGTCAGGTTCCCCCATATACGTGATCGTTCCTTTTGTTTTCGTTTTGTTTTGAGGAATGAGCATACGATCATACAATTCGATCGTTAAAGGAACGTCCAGATAAACCTTTTTCCCGTACTTGTCACTTAATACGTCTGGGATATCGATGTTATAGTTTGGCCGAGCAACAGCCACCAAAGGGTAATTTCGGTACTTTTCCAGAAAGCTATCTAATTCCTGAGGCAAAGCCCTTTCTTGAGCCAGTTTTTTTACGGCTGCGACCTCTTTTGCGTATTTCTCACGTTTTGGGGCCATGCTGTCTTCATAAGAAGAGTAGATAAACCCCATGTAGGCAAAAGCTATTAACAGCAAAAAGCTTCGGCCTTTCCAAGTACGCAATAATGCCATCCCTAAAAAGACCGTGATTTTTATAATTCCAGCTCCAGCAATAACACCAGCAGCAGTTAGACCGGCCCCCGTAACTCCTGCACCACTTGGGAGGTTATCTTTACTAGACATGCGATATCCTTTCAAAAAATACTGCCCACGCTCTATAACAATAACGAGCGGGAGCGTATAACATGGGAACAATAGAATTCAATGACTTTAATATTAAAGGCCTTAAGCTCTTTCTTAATCCAGATGACAACAGATGGCATCAAAATGTGGACATGGAGCGAACTGTCAATATTTTATGGAAAGGTGATGTTGGCCTTTTCAGATACCATTATTCATTCCTTTTTTTGACCATACCGCCAGCTTGCCCAGCTGCGGTACCAGCGGCTTTATTTGCTGCACTTGTTGATCCTGGAGCTGAAACACCTTGGTGCATGGCCCCGGCGAAAATCATCCCGCCTTTATCGACACTTGCTTGCTCTCCCAAACTGGCCGCCCCTTGTCCGATCCACCGGATTACATTGTCGGGCAACCAGGTTATCAAGCTAAACAGTTTCTGCAGTGCCAACACCATCACGACGGTAAAAATCACGGTGGTTGCAGTGTAAGTGATTGCCCCTGACAGTTGGCCAGCAGCAAGCCCTGCGGTATAGATCTGGAACCCTTCGGCGAGGTATTTGCCGATACCGTTTAACATGACAATTGAAAATACAAAGCCAATCATTAACAGCGGTGGCCGCAGCAGGACACTGAAAAAAAGGAGATAGCCTTGCTTGGCGCGTTCCCCCGCTAATCCATCACCTTCAGGTAGTGCATGTGCCGCGGCCCAGAGTGGAGCTGCAACCATGGCCTCCGCAAACTGGATCAACACGCCAATCACCGCCATAGTGAAGAAAATATATGGGATAATCGGCAGGTAGTAAGCCCAGGTCAAGCCGACGATCAGCAGAGGCAAAGCCAACAAACTGGCAACTGACAATGCAGCCTTCAGAAACGGGCTAATAGCTTTAGCCATCAACCCAAAACCGGGAATCTTTCCGGCAAAACCAGCAACAGCGCCTGCAGCTTTGCCGATAACGCTATTGTCTATCGACTCTTTAAAGTTCTCGTAGGTCACTTTAGCGACATACAGACCCACGATGCCATTGATAATTTGATGCCCTTTGCTTTGCAGGTACAAAAGAGGCTCCTGCCCCTCTGAGAGGGCCTCTATTGGGTCAAACAACACTGAGAGGCCCATACTATTGGACGGACCAAGCAAGCCGCTTAAATAGCCCCAGAAGCCCGAAGACTGGGCGGTATTGAATGCAACCTCTGCCAGTTCGGTGGCATCCGTCCTGGTCGCCATAATCGTGGCGATTTGCTGGGATGCCATGGTGTAGGTTTCCTGATCCTCATCAGTTTTGACTAGCCGATCAATATCAATTGGTGACTCAATAACAGGGCCTTGATTTATTCGCTCGTTGGCCTTTTGGTTCAGGCGCAAGCTGCTCCAGTAGTACCAACCAGACGAGGCCCAGCCCAGCTCTTTAGCGGCTTCGGCATAATCGGCCACCTCCTTGGCGAAACTGTCTTGGTCCTTTTCCATAGCTGCCGGGATTGCATCCCTCGTACGTAAAATATAGTTATTTAGAGCCAACTCGTATGACCTGCGCACCTCACTTGCAGATAGAGCCGTACTACTGGTGATCGACTCAACAATCTCCGTTGATGCCTCTTGTAGATCAGCTACCAGCATTGAGACAGCTTCAAGACGAGCCTGACACACTTCTGAGTCCTGGCCGGTCGGGCAGTCTATCAAGACAGTGCCAAGCACTTGACTGTCGGTTGATTCCTGATTGTTTATCGTCTGTTTATCATCTGTAAACTTGGCCCACAGATCAGATAGAAAACCGGTTTTCTGGGTTATTGTAACGAATTGCAGGCGGTGGTTCGCGGGGCGGGTTCCGTCTTCGTCTGGCTCACTTTCAATTGTATCAACGGTCATGACTGCAGGTGGGATCTGAGCGTTTTCCTGTGTATAGTCAAAAGCCCTTTCCTGTTGCAGCACCATGGCTGATAGAAGGTGTTGTCCAAGCTCTTCCGTGTGCTGCAAGCTGGTGTCGGTGTAGTACAAAACACCGCCGCTGTTTTGCAGCTGGTCCATGGTGGCTGAGTGTATCCACGACGCGCCACCAAATGACATGTAGGTTAGACTCAAAACCATTAATTGCATCAGGCAAAGCCCCTTAACTGCAGGAATTGGGGCGAGGCTAACGAAGGCAAAACATGAACGTATGGATGTCCAAAAAGAATTGTATTTACGGCCCATTGTCTCGCCTGTCTGGCTCGATCCAACCAGGCCTGTGCCAATGGTGTAAAGCAAAATGACAACGACACAACTGAAAAGAACCAAGTTGAATGCTTTAAGAGCGGCATACAGAACTTCTGAACCGCCAGCTGTCCCTGCTGGGACATTCAAGAGGTTATGCCAGCCTTCACCGAACCACCGACTAACCAGATGAACTGCAATATCCTGGTCTGGGGGAGTTAACACAATATCCGGCTGCTGAATGATTGTCTGCGCCGTCGACTCGGCTTGTGTACCAAGAGTTTGTACATCAGGCATCTGACAACCTCACTTTCAGCTTCTCAAACATAAACCGTCCATCCCGTAGGCCCTGCAGATAGTGATTTAAAGGGTGATCTGGGTTTGGTGCTGACTCAATCAACTGATCGAGGATAGACAGCGAGACAAAAGGGCCTGCTGCGTCTACCTGGTTAATCCAGTTTTCAGTTTTTATGATTATTTCAGGAATCATTTTGGTACCTCCACTTACATGCAAGGTGCAGCGCCATTTTGCCCACCTCCGCCTCTACTTCGCCCAGCCGGAATCGGCTTGTTGTTAAAATCATCACTGAAAGAATCTTTGATTATTTGATGAATTATCGGACTGACGGCAACCATTGTTCCAGCCAAGACCAATTCCCAGAGTTTTTGACAGTCCTTATGTCTGTAGATCCTGCGTGTTACGCGATCTGGATGCTTTGGTTTGAATTGATGATAACCTTCGATCCAGCTTTCTAGAGCATCGAAAACTAAAAGCAAATTTTGACGAAAAGCTTCCCGACTTGCGGCCACTTCGATCTGCTCAAGCTGAGATATGGAAAAAGCAAAGCCATGCTCCAGTGTCATTTTCACAATCAGTTGTATTAGTTGCATTTCTTGCGCTGCAGAGTTGTACATCATGTTCAATCCTTATCTTGGTTTGAAGACGTTTGACTCATTATCCTGCTGCTGGCGGCGTTTTTGCTCCAAACACAGGCGTTGGACTTCAGCTTGCATCCTCGCCAACTGGGAAGCTTCGGCTTGGTCCTTAATTTCTGGGACTTGCGACAGTCTTTTCTCTGCCTGATGGAGATCACCGGAGTTAGGCAGCGTCTTCAATTTTTGGAAGGCGTCAGCCCTTTCGCTCCTGTTTTCCT
This genomic interval carries:
- a CDS encoding DNA/RNA non-specific endonuclease — encoded protein: MSKSSMFFLSIFILSFATFAQAGPLTEEHVLGGLPSNGTVLERNAYVVEYDTVHKAPRWLAYHLVPGYRDVPKRTGKWATYRNDPDLTEEPSDNDYSGVFQDEIRNYAHGHLAPYFISGGDRDGDGKLAEEDTDDKETVYQINYQTNLTPQHHNAFNGSGGVWYELETRIREDLLNEHGELWVFVGTIFGPGSYDVVGDNVHVAPLFFQIVAWKDENGAPQWEAYLLPHHQKAHGDPEDYLVSVRHIEALTGLNFFPDFDLQNLKRKSTAK
- a CDS encoding DotA/TraY family protein translates to MPDVQTLGTQAESTAQTIIQQPDIVLTPPDQDIAVHLVSRWFGEGWHNLLNVPAGTAGGSEVLYAALKAFNLVLFSCVVVILLYTIGTGLVGSSQTGETMGRKYNSFWTSIRSCFAFVSLAPIPAVKGLCLMQLMVLSLTYMSFGGASWIHSATMDQLQNSGGVLYYTDTSLQHTEELGQHLLSAMVLQQERAFDYTQENAQIPPAVMTVDTIESEPDEDGTRPANHRLQFVTITQKTGFLSDLWAKFTDDKQTINNQESTDSQVLGTVLIDCPTGQDSEVCQARLEAVSMLVADLQEASTEIVESITSSTALSASEVRRSYELALNNYILRTRDAIPAAMEKDQDSFAKEVADYAEAAKELGWASSGWYYWSSLRLNQKANERINQGPVIESPIDIDRLVKTDEDQETYTMASQQIATIMATRTDATELAEVAFNTAQSSGFWGYLSGLLGPSNSMGLSVLFDPIEALSEGQEPLLYLQSKGHQIINGIVGLYVAKVTYENFKESIDNSVIGKAAGAVAGFAGKIPGFGLMAKAISPFLKAALSVASLLALPLLIVGLTWAYYLPIIPYIFFTMAVIGVLIQFAEAMVAAPLWAAAHALPEGDGLAGERAKQGYLLFFSVLLRPPLLMIGFVFSIVMLNGIGKYLAEGFQIYTAGLAAGQLSGAITYTATTVIFTVVMVLALQKLFSLITWLPDNVIRWIGQGAASLGEQASVDKGGMIFAGAMHQGVSAPGSTSAANKAAGTAAGQAGGMVKKRNE